The following DNA comes from Chryseobacterium gallinarum.
ATTTATCCATACCTTCTCAGCAGAAAATATTTCAGGATGAAAAAGAACCTGTTAGACATCATGAAGGAATGGAAAATATCTCCGGAAATGGAAAAAGTAAATTAAAATTTAAAGATCTGCTTTTCAGAAATAATTTTTTCAAAATATCTTAAGGCTTGATCATCTGTATGTAAAATTTCAGATGAAGAGTTCCGGAACCTTTCTATCTTTACCTGGCTGTTACTGAATAAATATGTAAATTAGCCCTTAACTAATATCTATAAAACTACCATGAAAAAGCTGTTTTGCTTCCTAATATTTATTTTTACAATTCATCATTTATCGGCTCAGACTGAAAATTATACCACTGCCATTGATCATTTTCAAAAAAACTATAATACCGGGAAGTATGAAGAAATTTTCAATAGCTTTTCAACCGGAATGAAGCAGGCTCTGCCTCTTGAGAATACGAAACAGTTCTTGGCAGGCCTGAAAGCTCAGGCAGGTGATATCAAAAGTAAAGAATTCACAGGCTATCAACAAGGGACTTATGCTACTTATAAGACACAGTTTGAAAAAACGGTATTAGCTGTTAATATTTCTCTCGACAAACAAAATACAATAAACGGGCTATTCATCAAACCATATGAAGAGATAAAAGAATCTCAGAGTAAAACCGTTAATGCACTGACTATTTACCCAAAGGAAATTGCAGAAATCATTTATTCGAAATCAAAAGATTTTCCGGATAACACTCAGCTATCCATTGCCCTTATTCAAAACGGTAAGACAAATTATTATGGAATCTTAAAAGAAAACGGCGCTATAAAACCTATTGAAAATCAAAATAAAATTTTCGAGATCGGCTCCATTACAAAAGTATTTACTTCAACTGTACTTGCGTCTCTGGCAGAAGCCAACAAAATAAAGCTGACCGATAATATCAATCCATACTACCCTTTTGCTTTTAAAAATAATATCACATTAAATTTTGAGAGTTTAGCCAACCATACCTCGGGACTGCCCCGCTTACCAGACAACCTGGACCTGTCTAATGAAGCTAATCCTTATAAAGCTTATCATCTAAAAGAGCTTGAAGAATACCTTAAAAATTTTCTTATCCATGGCAATAAAACCTACAGCTATTCAAATTTAGGAGCGGGATTGTTAGGATATACCCTGGGACTGTCTCAAAAAACGACTTTTCAGAAATTAGTACAAAAAAATATTTTTGATAAATATCACATGAATAGTTCATTTACCAGTTCGGAAGGCCTGGGAGGCAGGCTCATTAAAGGATACCGTAAAAATGGTGAGATAGCCTCCAACTGGGATTTTGATGTTTTATTCGGAGCTGGTGGAATATTATCCACAACGGAAGATTTAGCCAAATTTGCCAATGCGCAATTTGATCCTGAAAATAAAGAGCTGGCCTTAACCAGAAAACCAACTTTCACCATAAACGGCACCATGAAAATCGGTTTGGGGTGGCATATTCTTATATCAAAGGAAGGAAAAGAATTCGTGTGGCACAACGGAGGCACAGGAGGATATTCTTCTTCAATGGCTGTAAATGCCAATGATAAGACTGCAGTAATTATTCTTTCAAATGTTTCTGAAATCAATGATCCTATTGATAAAATCTGTTTTGAATTATTAAACAGTACAAATCAGAAATAAAAAAATAATATCAATCATGAAAATATACCATTCTTATCATAGAGTGGTTTTTTTATAAAAACCCATTGCTATTTTTCTTATTTTTAACTAACTAAAAGTCAATCAATAAAACAACCATGCCGCACTTTATCATAGACTGTTCACAAGATATTCTTCAGCAAAAAACACCTGATGAGATCATGGATGCGGTTTATGAAACTGCTGATTCCACAGGATTATTTGCCCCCAATGACATAAAAGTCAGGCTGCAGCCTTATTCCCATTACCGGCTGGGAAATAATAAGAAAAACTTTCTACATGTTTTCGGATATATCATGGAAGGACGGAGTACAGAACAAAAAGCCGGCTTATCAAGACAGATCAGCATAAAACTTACAGAATTGCTTCCCGACATCTCCTTCCTATCTGTCAACATCAGTGAGTTCGAAGCAGCCACCTACAGCAACAAAGCCCTTATCAACCCTGAAAACATACATAAAGACCGCTATTTCGGACTTTAAATACTTACCATACAAATCCACTAAATATTAATCATTATGAGTTTAAAAACATTAATCGACAAAAGTGTTCAGTACAACAACTGGGTAGTCAATAAATACATCGACTGGTTGTCCACAAAGTCTGACGAACAGCTTAACCGGGAAACCATTTCAAGCTTTCCTACTATTTTAAAGACTTTACATCACATCTGGCAAACTCAGGAATACTGGTGGAGCTTCATTGCCGAGAATAATGATTTTGATTTTGAGAAAACAGCAGCCATAACCGGTAAAGAAGATATTTTCAATGCTATAAAAAATAATTCGCAAAAGCTGGTAGATTATGTAGAAAGTTTATCGGAAGAAGATTTATCCAGAAATGTAAAAATTGAATCCCAATGGTTCCAATGTGATTTCTCCAAATATGAATATATCCAACATATTATTCTTCATGGCACGTATCACAGGGGTCAGATTGTAACAATGGGGAGAAATGTAGGAATTACCGATGCACCGATGACCGATTTTAACTTCTGGAATATTTATAAAGAACAGAAGTAAGATTCAGGTAAGAAAATTCACTGCATTTATTAAAATACATTTATCTGGGATTATCCTGGATGGCTTTACTATGGGATAAACACATCTGAAAACATATAGAAAATTCATAGTTTCCACAATATCATATTTTATTCAGAAAATTTTTTTTATCTATTGCTCCAAACATTTCAAAACAGATTTCAATTTCTACAACACCATAAAATGTGGATAACTTTTTAAATACTCAACATTTATTGTGGATAAAATATGGATATCTTGTTGAATACGGGAAATAAAAATATATATAATATACTGATATATAATTTTTTACCTACTTTAAAATCAATATATTTCTTTTCCACAAAATCAGGAGTTGTGGATAACTTATACTGCCAACTTTTCCACAATGATTTACTTTGGCAATCGAAGCATAAAATTATAAATATTTATTCATAATCATTTATTATTATTTTTTAGTAAATTGCAATACATAAAATCACCAAATAAAGAAATATTATTATGAAATCACCTCCAATATGAAAACAGAAAGTCCACCTTATAGTAAAAAATGATCTCAGCTTTTATCAACAATTCCCATCAGAAAGCTGAATTTCAGGTATAGATTCGAGAAACACAATGAAAATTCCAACAGTTTAATTTTTTACAGCAACATCACGCTGTGGGAAATAACCTGCACATCAATGAATTAAATAAAAAAATCCCTCATTCAAATGAAAACACTTGACCTAAAAGAAACAATTATCCCTTACATTGGGGAAACGGCACCTTACATCTCTATTCCTGAACACATCATTGTCAATGGAAATACCATAGAGACGGAAATTACAGATTGGAACTTTAATAATGAAAATTTCACCCATTTATTAAAAACCCTTGCTTCACTGGGAAGCTGTAGCTTATATAAGCTTCTGAATGACTCGTCCAAAGAAAAAATTTATTTTCTGGGCGAAAAGTTAAGGATCAGGAAACTGTCTTATAAAACCCCTGAATCGGTATCTATCACAAGTGAAAGTTTTCTGGAGTCCCAAAGAAAAGGCAAATCTCATCTTATTGTAAAAGATATCCATTCCAAAGAGCCCTTATATTCTTTTGAACTCGATTACTATATTATTACACAAAATGCATTTCAGCTTTTTTATAAAGATTATTTCAATGATGTTCCTGTGGAATACCACGATGAGAAACTTCCTGAAGCGAGCATAGAATATTCCGGGGATCAGCACCAGTTCACCATTTCGATAATGCCTTTTACCCCCAACCAGTGCAAGGGACATTTTGAAAACTACCCCATTGTACCATTTGTTTATCTCGGTAACTGTGTGCTGAGGGAAATTTTCAAACTCCTGGGAGGCGAAGGGTCTCATGAGATAGACAGCCTTGAAGGTTACGCTTCCAAAGCCATGCCTACCGGAGTAGAATTCAGGGTTGAAGTATTCCAACAGAAATTTTTAAAAAACCTTACGTATTTTAAATGTGAAATAAAAGATACTACAGGAGTCTTATACGCAGTCCTCATTATCAGCATGCTATCAAAATAAAACCAAACAATAAATCCCGGCATTACTATGATGCCGAGATTTATTATCTAAAAATACGATTTCCAATCTTTTTGTAAATTGCTCATTAGTATCAATGAAAAAAATATATGCAAAACACTAAAATTTATACTACGGCCTTTGCCAGTGTTTATCCTCATTATATTCAGAAAGCCGAAAAAAAAGGACGTACGAAAGAAGAAGTGCACGAAATTATATCATGGCTCACCGGATATGATGAAAAAAATTTGCAGGAGATATTAGACAACAGAACGGATTTTAAAACTTTTTTTGAAAACGCTCCTCAAATGAATCCTAATACCTCATTGATAAAAGGAGTTATCTGCGGATATCGCATAGAAGATATTGAGGATGATCTGATGAGAAATATCCGGTATCTGGACAAGCTGATTGATGAGTTGGCAAAAGGGAAATCAATGGAAAAGATACTGAGGAAATAATATACTTCCAATTGCCACATCCCCTGAAAATCTTATAAAAAACTTCTCTAATTCGAAAAACTTCCCGAAATTAGCAGTCTGTGCATTAAATAGAATTCTATGAAATAAAAATGTAAATTATAACATACAGCAAAACTTAGTATAAGTTTTCTTCGGGGCGGGGTGAAATTCCCTACCGGCGGTTATAGTCCGCGACTCCTTTCTTTGAAGGGACTGATCTGGTGAAATTCCGGAACCGACAGTTAAAGTCTGGATGGGAGAAGAAAATGAGACGGCCAATAAGATTTCCTAGGAACTCTTACTGTGTCGTATTTCATTTCCATGTACCGAAGACTATTTTAACTTTTAAAAGTAAAATAACATGGAAAAATTATTAGAACAATTCGGAGCAACCTCCGCAGAACGTGTAGAAAAAGCACTTCAAACATTACAACGGGGAAAAGGTATTCTTTTAGTAGATGATGAAAACCGAGAAAATGAAGGTGATATCATCTTTCCCGCCTCCACCATTACAGAACAGGATATGGCTCTTCTGATCCGCGAGTGCAGCGGAATTGTGTGCCTATGCATTTCTGAAGAAAAAAGCAGACACCTCAACCTGCGACCGATGGTAGAAAACAATAATTCAAAAAATCAGACCGCATTTACCATTACAATTGAAGCTAAAGAAGGAGTAGAATCAGGAGTTTCCGCGAAAGACCGTGTA
Coding sequences within:
- a CDS encoding serine hydrolase, translating into MKKLFCFLIFIFTIHHLSAQTENYTTAIDHFQKNYNTGKYEEIFNSFSTGMKQALPLENTKQFLAGLKAQAGDIKSKEFTGYQQGTYATYKTQFEKTVLAVNISLDKQNTINGLFIKPYEEIKESQSKTVNALTIYPKEIAEIIYSKSKDFPDNTQLSIALIQNGKTNYYGILKENGAIKPIENQNKIFEIGSITKVFTSTVLASLAEANKIKLTDNINPYYPFAFKNNITLNFESLANHTSGLPRLPDNLDLSNEANPYKAYHLKELEEYLKNFLIHGNKTYSYSNLGAGLLGYTLGLSQKTTFQKLVQKNIFDKYHMNSSFTSSEGLGGRLIKGYRKNGEIASNWDFDVLFGAGGILSTTEDLAKFANAQFDPENKELALTRKPTFTINGTMKIGLGWHILISKEGKEFVWHNGGTGGYSSSMAVNANDKTAVIILSNVSEINDPIDKICFELLNSTNQK
- a CDS encoding 5-carboxymethyl-2-hydroxymuconate Delta-isomerase, with translation MPHFIIDCSQDILQQKTPDEIMDAVYETADSTGLFAPNDIKVRLQPYSHYRLGNNKKNFLHVFGYIMEGRSTEQKAGLSRQISIKLTELLPDISFLSVNISEFEAATYSNKALINPENIHKDRYFGL
- a CDS encoding DinB family protein; this translates as MSLKTLIDKSVQYNNWVVNKYIDWLSTKSDEQLNRETISSFPTILKTLHHIWQTQEYWWSFIAENNDFDFEKTAAITGKEDIFNAIKNNSQKLVDYVESLSEEDLSRNVKIESQWFQCDFSKYEYIQHIILHGTYHRGQIVTMGRNVGITDAPMTDFNFWNIYKEQK
- a CDS encoding DUF2200 domain-containing protein; its protein translation is MQNTKIYTTAFASVYPHYIQKAEKKGRTKEEVHEIISWLTGYDEKNLQEILDNRTDFKTFFENAPQMNPNTSLIKGVICGYRIEDIEDDLMRNIRYLDKLIDELAKGKSMEKILRK
- the ribB gene encoding 3,4-dihydroxy-2-butanone-4-phosphate synthase; translation: MEKLLEQFGATSAERVEKALQTLQRGKGILLVDDENRENEGDIIFPASTITEQDMALLIRECSGIVCLCISEEKSRHLNLRPMVENNNSKNQTAFTITIEAKEGVESGVSAKDRVTTIRTAVAPDAQAEHIASPGHVFPLIARKGGVFERRGHTEGSVDLVKMANLGDDAVLCELTNEDGSMARLPEIVDFALKKDMSVVTIEDIYAYRKMIISN